The genomic window TTTGACTGTATTTGAAGCCGCTCAAAATCGGGTGGCTTTTTTTATTTCCAGTTGCGCAAGAACTCCAGAATCAGCCTGACACCGTAGCCGGAAGAGCCTTTCGGTTTATATGCTCCCCCCTTGTATTCGACATCGAGAGCGGCCATGTCGATATGAGCCCAGGGGAAATCACCGGTGAAGTTATTAAGAAAAGCGGCGGCGGTACAGGTTCCGGCCGGTCGTCCGCCTGTATTTTTAATATCCGCGATAGAAGACTTAATCTGCTCCTGGTAATCCTTCCAGAGAGGCATCTCCCAGATCCTCTCCCCCGAATTATCGGCAGCCTGGTTAAACTGTTTGCGCAGTTTATCGTTATTGACAAAAAACGCGGCGGCGGCAAATCCGAGAGCGATTTTGGCCGCTCCGGTCAAAGTCGCCACGTCAATGATGGCGGCCGGTTTCAGCCTGTGCGAATACGCCAGCGCGTCAGCAAGTATCAAGCGACCCTCGGCATCAGTATTGAGCACTTCCACAGTGACACCATTTAACGCAGTCAATACATCGCCCGGCTTGTATGCAGACCCCGAGGGCAGATTCTCGGTAGTCGGAACCAGCGCCACCAGGTTGACCGGAAGCTTCAGCTGGGCGGCAGAAGCGATCGAGGCTATCACGCAGGCGGCACCGCCCATGTCACCTTTCATCTCGTCCATGTTAGCTGCAGGTTTGATCGAGATTCCACCTGAATCAAAAGTTATCCCCTTACCTACCAGGCAAACCGGTTTCTGGGGAGCCCGCGGACCCTTGTAGCTCATGATGATGAAATGCACCGGTTTATCAGACCCGGCATTGACCGCCAGCAGGCAGTTCATCTTGAGACGAGCGATCTGCGCCTCCGATAACACCTTGCACTGGAACTTATACTGTTTGGCGAGGTTGCGACAAACCCGCGCCATCTCCTGCGGGGTAAGATAGTTTGATGGATGCCCGATCAGTTCGCGCGAGAGATTCTGGCCCCAGCCTGCTATCCTGCCGGTTTTTATGCCATCTTCAAACGAAGGTTTGTTGGTCTTTTGCGGAGCAATCAAAACGATCCGTTCAGGCCATTTGCTCCTCTGCTTAGCATCCTTGTAACGCGTATATTCATAAGAGCCGAGAACTATACCCTCGACAATCGACTGTGACATGGCCGAATGATCTTTATCCATATTGAACTTATCCGGGATCAGCAAACTGACAGTTTTGAACTTGCGGTTTTTTAGAGCGGTAATCATGTTACCGCCGAAAACACGCAGGCTTTCACGATCGATTTGCTTAACAGAACCTGCTCCGCAAATCAACAGCATATCGGTGTTTTTGATGGAATCATCCTGAAGGTACACCGTCTCGCCCGCTTTGCCACTCAAGACTCCCCTTGAGACCATAGACTTTACGCGATTTTCAATATTTTTGGGCAGGGCCTTGAGATGTTGATTGCTTCTGGCATCATCGGAAAACAGCGGGATTACCATGCAGTCCGACTTCAGCCTGGCAGGTGCCTGGGTATGTGATTTAAATTGCATCATTCCTCCGACTATATCTTTATTGTTATTTTCAAATCCTGAATACCAGACATTTAAGATAATCGAAAAGAACGTGATTACAATATTAAATTGCGGGGGAGTAAATCAGAATGAATCGAGAATAAAAATGATCAACTCATCTGGCGTTGCTTCATGGTCTTCATACGCCGTTCGATGTTATCATCGATATTGATAGCACTGGAATGCACGTAGAAGTTGGCATCTTCCAGATCCGTCAGAGACTTCAGCTCTTCCAGCACAGCCAGAATCTTAGTCAGTGAGGAATCGATTACGTCGAGGGCCGGTCCGAGCTTATTTTGAGTATCCGAGACCATTCCCTCCTGCATCAGGCGCGCAATTAGCTGGATCCTCCCGGAGATCACCGTAGCGGCGTTATTGAGATAGTGAGAAAGCGTTGCCACGGCGATGTTTTTGGATTTCATTGCACCCAGCTTGCGTTCTTCCTCGATTATCCGGCGTGAGAGATCCTGGCGCTGTCTGAATAGATTCTCGATGGTTACATAGGTTTGCATCAACTGCTTATTGGCTTTTTCCAGAAGTTTAATCGGATCGCCGCACTCTATACCGAGATGCTCCGCGGCCTGGAAAGTCTCCTGGAAAATCTTTTCATTTACTTCCGACAGCATCTCCTGGGTCACCTCAAGAGATTGAGCCAGGGCGTTAATGTCCTGAATCGACTGCTCCAGAATCCTGCCGGAAGCCGAAAAGAAATGACGATTGAGCAGATTTGCTAAAGCGACGATACGATCCAGTCCGTCGTAATTATCATATTGCTTGTAATTGATGATTCTATGATGATTGCCAATCGCATTCTGCAAAGTGGAGGGCAGTTGCCAGCGCCTGCTTATCAGGTAACCTATTTCAGCATGATCGGTATCAAACGCCTCGCGCTCCATCTCTACCAGCGGCAACCCGGAATCATGTTTGTCGAGAATCTCGAGATACTCCTTCGGTGCGGCCTTGAGCATAAATATCATACCGATATCGTGAAGCAGACCGGCGGTAAAGGCTTCCTCCGATTTGGTAGCACCGGTCATCTCGGCCAGATACTTGGCAGAGATCGCGGTACTCAAAAAATGTGTATACAGACCTTGTATATCAAAGGTGAACTTTTCTTTAGATTGTTTGGGTGGAGTAAAGATGGCGATTGACAATGCCAGGCATTTGACCATAGATGCCCCGAGAACAACAACAGCCCGATTGACTGTCGAGATCTCCGCGCTCTGGCGATAATATGTCGAGTTTGCCATCCGCAGAATGTGAGCAGTCAGGCCGGGATCCTTGGAGATCACCGAAGCTATCGCCTTGGCTGACCAGTCATCACCCTCAACTGCCTGGAGAACCTCCAGAAGAGTCTGCGGGAGACTAAAAACTTCATCGACTTTTTCCAGGCGGGAAAGCAGATCTAATTTAGGCATAAGCTACCTTGTTTCCAGTGTTCAGTATTTCTATCGGTAGAAAAACAGCATTGTTTATCAGGGAAACCGATAATAGGGGACAAATGATTAGAATTTCAGAAATAGTGTCATCAGATGATTCAAGATGCCGGCAGGTGTTTTTTTACGGCCGCCTTGATCATCTCGCCCAGCTGTTCCATTCTGAAAGGCTTGGACAGGATGTAGTCAGCGAGATCGTCGGGAGCTTTGCGCTGGGCTTCTTCAATCCCCCATCCGGAGATAATTATAACCGGGATTTCCGGGTTTTTACGGCGTATACGACGGGCGACCTCCCAGCCGTCGAGATCGGGAAGTCCCAGATCGGTAATCAACAGGTCATAGTGATTACGTTCATAAGCTTGAAGACCGCTGGTACCATCAGGGAAAATATCATAAGCATAGCCTAATTCACTCAGCATACTCGACAGCAGGTCACGGATCATTTCCTGGTCGTCGATAGCCAGCACCGACATTTTATCCGGTCTCACGGTGCGACGTTTACGAACTGCCGGCAGTCGGGGAAATCTCAAAACCAGTACTCGACCACGACCATCCAAATCGTCAAAACAATAGCTGATATCGTCATCTCGTGCGACTTCGCGGTCAGGGAACTCTTTCAACGGCAGGTACCTGTAACTCTCGATGTCGATAGCCACATCGCCCAAAACGGTTTCACTGACGACGAAAAATATCCCCCGATCAGTATCTAAAAGCCTGATGGACAATTCTTCTTCGGGTTGCCATTTCTTTCTGACATAGTTAAACAAACTGCTGAACAAGGAACGTACTTTGTTGTCATCGAGCGGGGTAATCGCCTCGCTTTCGGGCAGGCAATCGAAATAGAGATCTGGATGGTCCCTGAGACCGATACGGTTGCGATGATTATCTGACATGTTTTGGGTCATCGACTTGAGTACGGAATCGATCGATGACCTGGGTGGCGCGGCCTCTTCGATTATCTCGGTGCGTTCCTGCAGTTTCTGGATCAGCCGGCCGGCACGGAAAGCTTCATCGGCGATCTTGTCGAGGTTTAAAAGCACCTGGTGTTTGTTCTCGAGATCTTCGTTTTTCATACCGAAAGCCAGCAACTGGGCATTACCCAAAATTCCGGTCAGGATATTGTTGACATAGTTCAACTCCTCCATCTCTTCAGTTTTGAGCTTAACTCCCGGCAGTTTTTTGAGTTCGTAATGCTCCATTCTGTTCAGGGCAAGTTTGAGCGCCTGGTCGATAACCGGCCAGACTGACTTGAGCCCGACTTTACCGAGTGGATTTTCAGGCACCGTCAAAAAGAGGTTATAGCGACTGGCAGATATATTCAATGGCAGAAGATACAACCTCTGGTTTTCAGCCTGCCTGAATTCAGCTATCAGGCTCTTGAGCTCGGTACTCCTTGAGTCGGCCACGAGGCTGTCGAATAGATTCGTGTCTTCCAAAAGCATCAGGTCGTCTGACATGAACAAGCGCACCATCCGGCGCGAATCGAAATTGTAGGTACGCCCGGTCAGCGGACAGTTTTTGCTGTCGAGTACAGCCTTGAATGAATAATTCCCGGCCTCCAGGTTGACTTTTGCCAAAAGCCCGTTTTTTACGTCTATGCCGAACCAGGTCATGCACTTCTGGAGGACCTCGAGCAGTTTATCATGGGAACGTATATCCTCGAACTCCGCCGGTACACGAGTCAGGCGGGACAGTTGCGTACCGTGTTCGTTCGTTTTGACCAAAAGATCGAAAATGCGCAGGTAGATTTTAATCGCCTCTATATCAGCAGACTCGAAATCCGGATAATCGACACCACAGTACATTACTGTCACGAAAGCATTGGCTGAACCCGGCGCCGACGGCAATACCATAGTCTTGAATGCCCCTTCCGGAGTGTCGGAGCGGATAATCAGCGATTTTTTATTGCGTATCGACTTGTAATAATGATCCGTGAGATCATGGGGAAGGTCAGGCTGTGTTCCCATGGTAACAAGCGTATGAAGACCGTTGCTTTCGATCTTAAAAATCCGTGCCGCCTCGGCATTAAAGCGATTCGCGAAAATGCGTAAAAGTGATTGCATCGATTTACCCAGATCACGGGTATTATTGAGCGCACCCAGGGCTTTACGCGCAAACTCTCCGCTCTTTCTAAATTCCTCATATCTGCCCTGGTAATCTCGAAGGTCACGCTCCATCCGAAACGAGGCTACAGCCGGACCGATAATGTTAGCGGCTGAAACCGCCAGTTGCATCCTGCGACGGTCGAAGAAATATTCGCGTTCCGAGAATAAAGCGATCACTCCGGTCACACCTCCACGCGAAATCAAGGGGATTGCAATCAAGGACTTGCAGGATGAACCCGCAAGCATCTGAGAGGTTGTCCGATCTGCATCGGAAACATTCCCGATCGACTGCGGTCTCCCGGATGACTGCGCGCGATAGAACAGGCTGGATGGACTGTCGATGAGTTCTAAACTTTTCTCAAGCTCTCGGGGAAGATCCTGATGAACCGCAAGAATCAATTTTTGCTGGTTGGGATTGTGGATAAACACCGCGCCATAATCAGCTGAGGTCTCCTCGACGATCTGCCTGACGGAGAAATTAAGGAGCTCGATAAGGGTAACCGCCTGGTTAGCGCTGTCATGGATCGAGTCGAGAAATTCGAGACGGTCCTTTTTTTCAAGATCCCGTGCCCGGTTATTTATCAGTTTTTTAAACGAGAAAAATACCGCTATCAAAACAACAAGCCACCCGCTAATCCTGAGGGCTATGGAGGTAATTGAAATAATCTCGACTGCACGCGGGACAATCATTGTGGAGATAACCTCGTAACTCATTAATGCCGAGACTATATCAACCACGAAGACGACCAGAAAACCAGCCATCATCCAGCCGGTATGTCTTATGCCCGCTTCATGCAGACGGCCTGAAATCGAGACTGTCACAATCGCGAAAACCATCGCGATAAAAGCCTCTATGAAATAATACGCCGTATCCATACAGCTACCCCCGAATTCTCTCACCGATTAACGTCGTATATGTTGAATCTACTATCTTTGCTTTAACCAGATTTCCGATAGAACCGGCAGTTTGTCTGACAACGCAATTCAACCCACCTTCGTTTTTACCCAGGCCGTCAGCTTCGTCATGACGCGCGCTCTTTTCGATCAGCACCTCCTGGACCGAACCGACCCGGGAAGCCATGCGCTTCTCGGAAATGCTTTTCTGCGTATCGATCAATTCCTCCAGTCGGGACAGCTTCTCCGTTTCGGGGACATCGTCTTTGAAACCGGCCGCTTTCGTTGTCTCCCGCACCGAATAACGAAACATGAATGCGGAATCATACTCGAGCTTGCGGACAGCTTCGAGAGTGCGCTCAAAATCAACGCGAGTTTCGCCGGGAAAGCCGACAATGATATCAGTTGTCAGGACCACATCGGGAATCATTTTCTTCAAAAGCTCAACTTTTCCGGCGTAATCTTCGATTGTGTACCTGCGGTTCATGCGTTTTAAAACCGGATTGGATCCGGACTGAAGCGGAAGGTGAATCCCGGAACAAATACGATCAGATGAAGCCATGATCTCGATCAACTCTTCCGAGAAGTCCCTGGGATGAGAGGTCAAGAACCTGATCCTGGGAACTTCGGTATTTTGCAGAATCATTTTCAGCAACGCTACGAAATCGAGCTGTTCATGACGGTACGAATTGACGTTCTGCCCCAGAAGCCAGATCTCACGTACCCCGGATTGTTCCAGTTGATTGACTTCCGCGATTATATTTTCGGGAGCTCGACAGCGTTCACGTCCGCGTACATGAGGCACGATACAGTAAGTACAGAAGTTGTTACAGCCCCTCATTATCGTGACATACTCCGACAGACTGCTTCGGCCTTCCAGCGCCGGGAATTCGATTTGATCGTCGATTCCAGAGGTATCGACTACCGGTGAATCGAGTTCTTCTGCCACCAGTTCGGCCAGCTGAGTAAAGCGTGTGGTTCCCAGCACAAAACGAACATTCGGGTTGGCATCAAGCAACCGATCTCCCATCCTCTGAGCCATACATCCAATTACAGCGACCTGCCTGGGATGGCCGTTGGAGGTTATACTGCGAATCCTTCCGAGGGCACGCTCCTCCGCCTTATGGCGTACCGAGCATGTGTTCAGTATCACCAGATCAGCATCCTCTTCCCTGTCGGCTCTGACAAGCCCGCGGGAATTCAGCAATCGCTCAACCAGATGCGAATCATACTCGTTCATCTGACATCCATATGTCTCGAGATAGTACTTTTTCATATCCGTTACTCACCCGGGAAGTAAAATGCGAGATTCAGATTCCGAAAACGGACCTGAATGAACAGCCGTTAGCCCTTTTTATCCTGTTTCAAGATAATGTAAACACCGATAATAATTAACACCAGCGGCCAGAACCATTTCCAGAAACCGCCCTCGAGCACTCCAAGATTATTCAGTAATATCAGTGCACCAATCAGTATAAGTAAAAGCCCGGGAAACATAAAGAAAAGATAAGGCTTTTTATACCGGCGGCAAATACTTTTTACACCATAGAAATATAAAAAGCGCGACCGAGTAAGCCGCGCTTACATATAGTCCAGGCATTAATTGTACATTCTAACAATCTCCCGGAGCCAGTCCGCCGGCGAAAGCGAAGTTGATGATGTAAACAGCGTCGGACACGTCAACACTCGCGTCACAATTGGCATCACCGACCTCGAGCACAGGAACAGGATCCGGTCCGCCCACGAATGCGTAGTTGATAATGTAAACAGCGTCAGATACATCGATATTGCCGTCGTTATTGGCATCGCCGATCAGCAGTGTGCCGGTCTCGACAAAAATCTCGAAATTCATATCATCGGAAAGCTGGGGATCACTGTCGTCGGTGGCAGAAACAGTAAATGTAAACATCCCGCTTTCGAGCGCATTTCCGGTAAGCTGACCTTCATTGTCGATTTCCAGTCCATCGGGCAAGCTTCCAGCCACAATCTGGACATCATACGGCGGAGTACCACCCTTGATCAGCACCGTATCGACATAGTTCTGGTACTGAACCGCGCTGTCGACCGGAATATCGAGCACCCGCAGGCCGTAGTTTTCAACAAGCGCGTCCCGCAGGATCCAGCTGTCCTTGTCGACATAGACCTGGTAAGGATGATAGGGTTGATCTTCGAGATAGAATACGAAGTCCTGTTCACGCTGGTCATTGAACACTGTTTCGACAATCGATGGTCCGCCAGAGTTTATCGTGATTTCAACCGGCATGTCGAATACCTGCGGGCTGGTGGTCTGAGTCTGCCTCAGGTGCAGGTAAAACATATAATCACCGGGATTGACTTCCTCGTAGACATAGGAGAAACGATACTTGGGATAGTACTCTCCCCAGATCCAGTCCTGGAAGAATTCATGCAGGCGATCATCACCGGAAACATCGATACACAAATCACGAAATTCAACAGTAGTGATATCACCCCACTTATAACGAGGGTCATCATAATATGTATGAATGATTTCGAAGAATGCTGAATCTCCCACGAAATTCCTGAGCATATGTAATACCCATGCGCCCTTGTCATATACACGGCTGGTAAAGATCGACCAGACCTGGGTAGTATCCTGACACCAGATCGTCCCCCCCTGGGTATAACGCATATTGTTCATGTAATCGCGATAGAATGCCCAGCCCTCAGTCGCTTCGACCCACAGAGCTTCGGTATAGGTAGCAAAGCCTTCGTTCATCCAGATCTCGTGCCAGTTTTCGCAGGTTATCATGTCTCCCCACCACTGGTGAGCGAGCTCATGCACAATTATGCTTTCATAGTAGGCATTGGAAGACATGGAGGTATTAGTCTGATGCTCCATCGCCCCGCCCCAGTCGAAATGAAGCATGCCATATTTCTCACCCACAAATGGGTATTCGCCGAAAAGACCCGCCAGCGTATCGATCATATCGACTGTAACCGGATAGTATGTCTCGGAAAGAGTCTGGTCTTCCGGATAGACGAAGAAATCGACCGGCATGCTGTCACCCGCCTCGGATATGTACCATTCACGCCATTGGTAGTAATTGGTTACCCCGATAGCGACCAGGTATGTCGTAATCGGGTAATTGTGATCCCAGTGCGTGGTTTTGGTACCATCGCCATTGTCAACTATGCTGTTTATCAGACCGTTCGAGGCACATACGAAATTGTCCGGATGAGTTATGATAATATCGACCGAGTCGGCTTTATCTGAGGGATTATCCTTGCATGGCCACCAGGTACGGGCGAAATAAGGTTCGGACAGCGTAGTGGCAACATCGACACCCCCATGGGTGCCAAAGGCGAAAGCCTGGAAACCGCCTTCAGTCGGATGGCCATTGTAGTAGACATAGAATTCGAACGTCTGAGCGCTGTCATAAGTCTGGTCGAGAGTAATCGTAATGATATCATTGGAATGAGTATAGGACAAACTCGTGGCGCCGGTGGTAACCGAATCGACCGTCATGTTGTCATATAGATCGATTTCCACTGTTGACAGCCCCTCAACCAGGCTCGCCCCCATAGTTTTAACATAACCGTCGAGTATTTCGGTGCTGAAATTGATATCGAAACTGATCTCGTAATAGAGCGCATCCCATTGCCATTGTGACAAAAACGACTTGGTCAGCATCTCCTGCTGTTGAGCCTCTCGAGCTTTCTGAAGGCGCAGGGCTTTGCCGTGGCGACAGAAATCATGAGTGGTCCTGATCATATCGCTCAATTCCTCGGGTGTAAGATCTTTGAGATCCTCGACAATCAGGTCTTTCCCGCTGATGCTTTCAAAAAACTCACGGGCATCAGCCGGACTCTCCGCTTTAGCCGTCGAAAATCCCGCCAGAATGACAAGTGCCAGTAAAGCACTAAGAAGCTTAAATCGCACGCGATCCTCCAATTCATATATGTTTTCGGAATTTACAATCTCATTCTCCGCATACAGGCTCGAGAGGTAAAAAAAGAAGCTCACATACAGAGTAGTCAGCCACAGAAATATAAGATAAAAGCACTGTTTGTCAACCGCAAATCAGCTTGCCCTGTTCCCCTATATTCCTATAAGCCATTTATATAACAGGGCTTACGTCGACCCTGTTCCCTCAATTGCGCAAAATCGATACAAAAAAAGACGGGCAGAGATTATCTGCCCGCCCCAAATATCTATAAGATTATACCGTTACGGAATAATGAACGGATCGTAAGTACATGGCGTCGGCCCCCCGCCAAACGAATAGTTCAGGATATAAACCGCATCGGATACATCGACCATCCTGTCGCAGTTGCAGTCACCCGCCCATTCACGCGGAATCGGCTTGGGATAACCTGCCGCGAAAGCGTAGTAGATTACATAGACAGCGTCGGTAACATTGATGTTTCCATCGCAATTAGCATCACCAAACTGGGCGATATAGACGTTGAATTCGACAACCACGGAATCATTTACAGAACCGGGCGCATGGATCACGAATTCACCCGGGGTAATTCCCAGAGGCAAACCGGCGCCGACCACGTTAGTATTCACCTCCTGGAAATTCGTACCGGAATCAGGTTCGAAGGTCATCCAGGGATACGGATCGGTAATATACCAGTCCATACAGCCGGAAACAGCGTTATTGATAATCAGCGTGGGGTTAACCGTCAGGCCGACATCACCCGCCAGGAAGATAAACGCCAGCGAGTCGACACTGACATCCAGTTCGGTCGGATCGGTCGGGCTGTTGACGGTAAACGAGACTTCCACATAGTCAGGAGGTGTCAGCGACCAGGTGGAGACGACCTTGATAGTATCTGTATAGGTTCCCGGAGCAAGACCGGACTCATCGACAGACACCTCGACAAGCGCGTTGTTGGGGCCTGAACTCGGGTCCGGAACAAGCCAGTCAGCATCCCATTCCAGCGTCCAGTCAAGGCTCTCGATACCGTTGTTCTGGATTTCGAAAGTCTGGCTCGGGATCGGTGGTATATTCTGACACTGTACTCCACTGAAACTGAGCTGATCACCGATAACTTCGAGTTCCGGAGGCCACTGCATAACCCACAGTTGAACCGGGATTTCATACGGGCCGCCGGTGCCGTTGGTGGAAGTCACAACGATCGTGTCGTAGTGGAAGCCCTGGTTCATCCCGATCGTCTCGAAACTGACCACGACTTCTTCAACACCCATGGTCGATCCGGTTGAGGGCTGGAAAGATATCCATTCGTTAGTGGCAGTGATATCAAAGTTAAGAGAGCCACCACCGCCATTTATTATCTTTAAAATGCGGTCATAGGGATTCTGGGTAATCGAACCACCTACCTGGTAAGACAGCGGTTCAACCTCCAGAACAGGGAAAGCACTGATAACTTCGAGTACAACTTCGGCATACTGAGGCGAATTGGTAGCATTCGGATCGCTGACGACGATCGTGTCGTAATAAGTTCCGAATGTCAACCCGGTGATATCAACCATCAGGTCGACAGCATCGCCGGGACCACCGCTGTAAGCGGACAGGCTCAGCCACATACTTGAATTCGTGGCGGTCCATGAGAGCGTACCGCCACCGACATCATTGACCACCAACGTCTGAATATCCGGATTGGCGGAATCCTGCAATGCCAGGAAGTAGAACTCATCCGGTACCAGCTCGATCTCCGGAAGAGGCTCATTGACAGTAAACGTAACTGTCGCGTACTGTGGATCATTGGTAGCATTTGGATCAGAAACCATTATTGAGTCGGTATATACGCCAGCCGATAAGCCCGCCAGGTTTACATAGACTCCCGGATTTGATGGCGCCATCCCGCTGGAAGGACTGACATTCAACCAGCCAGCATCCCAGGAAGCATCCCAGAACAGGTCACCTTCACCTACATTCGTAATATTCAGTACCTGCGGTTGCGGATTTGGATCACCAATCGTGGCCTCAAAAGCGAAAGTTTCGGGTGAAAGCTCGATAGTCGGCTGGGGCGGGATACCTTCACCAACTGTAATCTCACCTGCGATAAATTGCGGTTTCAAAGACGTTCCATCAAGGTTTGTCAAAATAAATGGCGCGGCCGGAGGTACAAATCCGGAATCGATAGTAATCACCTGGTCCGGCGCACCGGCATCGAGGGTGAACCAGAGCTTAGCCAGCAGGCTGTCACCCGGAACGATACCAACAGGCTCCATAAGCTTGACACCGACAACGATCAGGCGATTGCTGTCGGGATCGATGACATGCTGAATGATAGCGAGATGTTCCATTGACCCGCCATCGACAGTAATTGAATCGATATCGATATCGTCGGAATCATAATACATACCGAGTGATGTGGCTGCCAGTTCCTCATCATTGAAAAGTGTCACCTCGACCGGAAATGCGATTGGATTAAAAGGATCCGGGTCTATCTGCAGTGATTCGACCCTGACCGTGTCCGGAATTCCCGGATCATCGGCCATAGCCGGCAAAGCCAGCCATAAAAAGATTAAAAATACCATTGAAAAAATAAGTGCTTTCCCATGCATTGCTACACCTCCTGCATAAAAACTTCCATGTAAAAAAGTGGTCCACTTCGCCTGTAATTATATTCTGGAAAGGAAACCCAGGTATTTACACCTGTTAAGTAAAATATGATCCGGTAGTAATATGGAAATTAGGAATATATTTGTCAAGTTATATTTGGGTTAGCAATAAACGGACCGCTCAAGAAACCTAAAGCAGATGTTTACAGGTGGCGCGCAAGGCTATGCAGTGAAACGGTTTTGATCAATTACTCCTTGCGCGTACGTCGGGAATTTTTACGTTTGCGCTTTTTGGCTTGAAGCACCTTGCGCTTTTGAGCCTGCTCTTCCTCTTTGATCTTTTCGACCTCATGGTAAAGCAGTTTTTCAAGGGAATGATCGGTCAGCTCAAAATCCATCAGGGCGTGCTCGAAAACTTCGTCCAGTTTTTCGACCAGGATGAACTCCATATCTTCAAGTATCTGCTGTGGCATTTCCTTGATATCTTTTTCGTTGTCACGGGGCAGAATTACCTTGAAGATACCTGCCCGATGAGCGGCGGCGATTTTTTCTTTTATTCCCGAAACCGCCAGGACTTTACCGCGCAATGAGACCTCGCCGGTTAGTGCTATATCATTGGCGATCGGCCGATCGGACATCAAAGAAGCGATCACGGTAGAAATAGTCAC from Candidatus Zixiibacteriota bacterium includes these protein-coding regions:
- a CDS encoding leucyl aminopeptidase produces the protein MMQFKSHTQAPARLKSDCMVIPLFSDDARSNQHLKALPKNIENRVKSMVSRGVLSGKAGETVYLQDDSIKNTDMLLICGAGSVKQIDRESLRVFGGNMITALKNRKFKTVSLLIPDKFNMDKDHSAMSQSIVEGIVLGSYEYTRYKDAKQRSKWPERIVLIAPQKTNKPSFEDGIKTGRIAGWGQNLSRELIGHPSNYLTPQEMARVCRNLAKQYKFQCKVLSEAQIARLKMNCLLAVNAGSDKPVHFIIMSYKGPRAPQKPVCLVGKGITFDSGGISIKPAANMDEMKGDMGGAACVIASIASAAQLKLPVNLVALVPTTENLPSGSAYKPGDVLTALNGVTVEVLNTDAEGRLILADALAYSHRLKPAAIIDVATLTGAAKIALGFAAAAFFVNNDKLRKQFNQAADNSGERIWEMPLWKDYQEQIKSSIADIKNTGGRPAGTCTAAAFLNNFTGDFPWAHIDMAALDVEYKGGAYKPKGSSGYGVRLILEFLRNWK
- a CDS encoding HDOD domain-containing protein; the encoded protein is MPKLDLLSRLEKVDEVFSLPQTLLEVLQAVEGDDWSAKAIASVISKDPGLTAHILRMANSTYYRQSAEISTVNRAVVVLGASMVKCLALSIAIFTPPKQSKEKFTFDIQGLYTHFLSTAISAKYLAEMTGATKSEEAFTAGLLHDIGMIFMLKAAPKEYLEILDKHDSGLPLVEMEREAFDTDHAEIGYLISRRWQLPSTLQNAIGNHHRIINYKQYDNYDGLDRIVALANLLNRHFFSASGRILEQSIQDINALAQSLEVTQEMLSEVNEKIFQETFQAAEHLGIECGDPIKLLEKANKQLMQTYVTIENLFRQRQDLSRRIIEEERKLGAMKSKNIAVATLSHYLNNAATVISGRIQLIARLMQEGMVSDTQNKLGPALDVIDSSLTKILAVLEELKSLTDLEDANFYVHSSAINIDDNIERRMKTMKQRQMS
- a CDS encoding response regulator, producing the protein MDTAYYFIEAFIAMVFAIVTVSISGRLHEAGIRHTGWMMAGFLVVFVVDIVSALMSYEVISTMIVPRAVEIISITSIALRISGWLVVLIAVFFSFKKLINNRARDLEKKDRLEFLDSIHDSANQAVTLIELLNFSVRQIVEETSADYGAVFIHNPNQQKLILAVHQDLPRELEKSLELIDSPSSLFYRAQSSGRPQSIGNVSDADRTTSQMLAGSSCKSLIAIPLISRGGVTGVIALFSEREYFFDRRRMQLAVSAANIIGPAVASFRMERDLRDYQGRYEEFRKSGEFARKALGALNNTRDLGKSMQSLLRIFANRFNAEAARIFKIESNGLHTLVTMGTQPDLPHDLTDHYYKSIRNKKSLIIRSDTPEGAFKTMVLPSAPGSANAFVTVMYCGVDYPDFESADIEAIKIYLRIFDLLVKTNEHGTQLSRLTRVPAEFEDIRSHDKLLEVLQKCMTWFGIDVKNGLLAKVNLEAGNYSFKAVLDSKNCPLTGRTYNFDSRRMVRLFMSDDLMLLEDTNLFDSLVADSRSTELKSLIAEFRQAENQRLYLLPLNISASRYNLFLTVPENPLGKVGLKSVWPVIDQALKLALNRMEHYELKKLPGVKLKTEEMEELNYVNNILTGILGNAQLLAFGMKNEDLENKHQVLLNLDKIADEAFRAGRLIQKLQERTEIIEEAAPPRSSIDSVLKSMTQNMSDNHRNRIGLRDHPDLYFDCLPESEAITPLDDNKVRSLFSSLFNYVRKKWQPEEELSIRLLDTDRGIFFVVSETVLGDVAIDIESYRYLPLKEFPDREVARDDDISYCFDDLDGRGRVLVLRFPRLPAVRKRRTVRPDKMSVLAIDDQEMIRDLLSSMLSELGYAYDIFPDGTSGLQAYERNHYDLLITDLGLPDLDGWEVARRIRRKNPEIPVIIISGWGIEEAQRKAPDDLADYILSKPFRMEQLGEMIKAAVKKHLPAS
- the miaB gene encoding tRNA (N6-isopentenyl adenosine(37)-C2)-methylthiotransferase MiaB; the encoded protein is MKKYYLETYGCQMNEYDSHLVERLLNSRGLVRADREEDADLVILNTCSVRHKAEERALGRIRSITSNGHPRQVAVIGCMAQRMGDRLLDANPNVRFVLGTTRFTQLAELVAEELDSPVVDTSGIDDQIEFPALEGRSSLSEYVTIMRGCNNFCTYCIVPHVRGRERCRAPENIIAEVNQLEQSGVREIWLLGQNVNSYRHEQLDFVALLKMILQNTEVPRIRFLTSHPRDFSEELIEIMASSDRICSGIHLPLQSGSNPVLKRMNRRYTIEDYAGKVELLKKMIPDVVLTTDIIVGFPGETRVDFERTLEAVRKLEYDSAFMFRYSVRETTKAAGFKDDVPETEKLSRLEELIDTQKSISEKRMASRVGSVQEVLIEKSARHDEADGLGKNEGGLNCVVRQTAGSIGNLVKAKIVDSTYTTLIGERIRG